One genomic segment of Burkholderia pyrrocinia includes these proteins:
- the cobG gene encoding precorrin-3B synthase, whose product MSSAPDSIPASPIVRPSACPGLVRVVAAADGGLCRIKLPGGRLDAAQARAIAAAARAYGSGAIDATNRANLQLRGIRDGATDALTRALLDAGLGPRADATADAAADAAALAASDDVRNVMLSPLAGHDPAALVDSRALAIPLLDMLASEPRRGELSPKFSIQLDGGESVAALDHPHDIWLAAWRRDDGAVRIAAGLAGCPPVAHDDPPASVDVSPGQAVALVRALLLAFLDLAPADVTRMRALLATCGERALFERARHYLPFPLTADPALAGWRRMRSDSALRFGARPSLDAPRCSVGAQFALGRLDATQLERLAALAESDGNGTLSMTPWQGVFIHGVSHARAPATLDALATLGLVCASSDPLATIVACTGSAGCAKAHADTKHDALALATRIGHPVDVHLTGCERHCALPHPATHTLVAVAPAHYDLYRRDAAAGLGAPLARHLTIDQAAARLTGARHSQDTTDA is encoded by the coding sequence TTGAGTTCCGCCCCCGATTCGATTCCTGCGTCGCCCATCGTACGCCCGTCGGCCTGCCCGGGGCTCGTGCGCGTCGTCGCGGCCGCCGATGGCGGACTGTGCCGGATCAAGTTGCCGGGCGGCCGGCTCGATGCCGCGCAGGCCCGCGCGATCGCCGCCGCCGCGCGTGCGTACGGCTCCGGCGCGATCGATGCGACCAATCGGGCGAATCTCCAGCTGCGCGGCATTCGCGACGGCGCGACCGACGCGCTGACGCGCGCGTTGCTCGACGCGGGGCTCGGCCCGCGCGCCGATGCAACCGCAGACGCCGCCGCCGATGCGGCCGCGCTTGCCGCGAGCGACGACGTCCGCAATGTCATGCTCAGCCCGCTCGCCGGGCATGACCCCGCCGCGCTCGTCGACAGCCGCGCGCTCGCCATTCCGCTGCTCGACATGCTGGCGAGCGAGCCGCGCCGCGGCGAGCTGTCGCCGAAATTCTCGATCCAGCTCGACGGCGGCGAATCGGTCGCGGCGCTCGATCATCCGCACGACATCTGGCTCGCCGCATGGCGCCGCGACGACGGCGCGGTGCGCATCGCGGCCGGGCTGGCCGGCTGCCCGCCGGTCGCGCACGACGATCCGCCTGCTTCAGTCGATGTGTCGCCCGGCCAGGCCGTCGCGCTCGTCCGCGCACTGCTGCTCGCGTTCCTCGATCTCGCGCCGGCCGACGTCACGCGGATGCGTGCGCTGCTCGCGACGTGCGGCGAACGCGCATTGTTCGAACGCGCCCGGCACTACCTGCCCTTCCCGCTCACGGCCGATCCCGCGCTCGCCGGCTGGCGGCGCATGCGCTCCGATTCCGCACTGCGGTTCGGCGCGCGCCCGTCGCTCGATGCGCCCCGTTGCAGCGTCGGCGCGCAATTCGCGCTCGGGCGGCTCGACGCGACGCAACTGGAACGGCTCGCCGCATTGGCCGAATCGGACGGTAACGGCACGCTGTCGATGACGCCGTGGCAAGGCGTGTTCATCCACGGCGTGTCGCACGCACGCGCACCGGCCACGCTCGATGCGCTCGCGACGCTCGGCCTCGTCTGCGCGTCGTCGGACCCGCTTGCGACGATCGTCGCGTGCACCGGCAGTGCGGGCTGCGCGAAAGCGCACGCCGACACGAAACACGACGCGCTCGCGCTCGCCACGCGCATCGGCCATCCGGTCGACGTGCACCTGACCGGCTGCGAGCGCCACTGCGCGCTGCCGCATCCCGCGACGCACACGCTCGTCGCGGTTGCGCCCGCACACTACGACCTTTACCGGCGCGACGCCGCCGCGGGCCTCGGCGCCCCGCTCGCGCGCCATCTGACGATTGACCAGGCCGCGGCCCGACTGACGGGCGCGCGGCATAGCCAGGACACCACCGATGCTTGA
- a CDS encoding precorrin-8X methylmutase gives MLDYIRDGQEIYRQSFATIRAEADLSQVPPDLEKLAVRVIHACGMVDVVYDLRFSAGAGTAGRTALAAGAPILCDAKMVAEGITRARLPAGNPVICTLGEPEVLDLARHLGNTRSAAALELWRPHLAGSVVVIGNAPTALFHLLDMIDAGAPRPALILGFPVGFIGAAESKAMLDADSRGVPYVALLGRRGGSAMAAAAINALATEVE, from the coding sequence ATGCTTGACTACATTCGCGACGGGCAGGAAATCTACCGCCAGTCGTTCGCGACGATCCGCGCCGAGGCCGACCTGTCGCAGGTTCCGCCGGATCTCGAGAAACTCGCGGTGCGCGTGATCCACGCGTGCGGGATGGTCGATGTCGTCTACGACCTGCGCTTCTCGGCCGGCGCCGGCACCGCGGGCCGCACGGCACTCGCGGCCGGCGCGCCGATCCTGTGCGACGCGAAGATGGTCGCCGAAGGCATCACGCGCGCACGGCTGCCGGCCGGCAATCCCGTGATCTGCACGCTCGGCGAGCCGGAGGTGCTCGACCTCGCGCGCCATCTCGGCAACACGCGCTCGGCCGCGGCACTCGAACTGTGGCGCCCGCATCTCGCGGGCAGCGTCGTCGTGATCGGCAATGCGCCGACCGCGCTGTTCCACCTGCTCGACATGATCGACGCCGGCGCGCCGCGCCCCGCGCTGATCCTCGGGTTCCCGGTCGGCTTCATCGGCGCGGCCGAATCGAAGGCGATGCTCGATGCCGACAGCCGCGGCGTGCCGTACGTCGCGCTGCTCGGCCGGCGCGGCGGCAGCGCGATGGCTGCCGCCGCGATCAACGCGCTCGCGACGGAGGTCGAATGA
- a CDS encoding precorrin-2 C(20)-methyltransferase, with translation MTAARGRLFGVGVGPGDPELMTIKALRVLQAAPVVAYFVAKGKKGNAYGIVEAHLLDTQTQLPLVYPVTTEALPPPLCYETVIADFYDTAAEIVAAHLDAGRDVAVICEGDPFFYGSYMYLHDRLAPRYDTEVIPGVCAMLGGTAVLGQPLVYRNQSLSVLSGVLPEHELRARLAQADAAVVMKLGRNFDKVRRVLDELGLAKRALYVERATMASQRIVPLDEVDPMASPYFSLLVVPGEKWQG, from the coding sequence ATGACGGCCGCGCGCGGACGCCTGTTCGGGGTCGGGGTCGGCCCCGGCGACCCTGAACTGATGACGATCAAGGCGCTGCGCGTGCTGCAGGCCGCGCCCGTGGTCGCGTATTTCGTCGCGAAGGGCAAGAAAGGCAATGCATATGGCATCGTCGAAGCGCACCTGCTCGACACGCAGACGCAACTGCCGCTCGTCTATCCGGTAACGACCGAGGCATTGCCGCCGCCGCTTTGCTACGAGACCGTGATCGCCGATTTCTACGATACGGCCGCCGAAATCGTCGCGGCGCATCTCGACGCGGGCCGCGACGTCGCGGTGATCTGCGAAGGCGATCCGTTCTTCTACGGCTCGTACATGTATCTGCACGACCGCCTCGCACCGCGCTACGACACCGAGGTCATCCCGGGCGTGTGCGCGATGCTCGGCGGCACGGCCGTGCTCGGCCAGCCGCTCGTCTATCGCAACCAGAGCCTGTCGGTGCTGTCGGGCGTGCTGCCCGAGCACGAACTGCGCGCGCGGCTCGCGCAGGCCGACGCGGCCGTCGTGATGAAGCTCGGCCGCAATTTCGACAAGGTGCGGCGCGTGCTCGACGAACTCGGGCTCGCGAAACGCGCGCTGTACGTCGAGCGCGCGACGATGGCGAGCCAGCGCATCGTGCCGCTCGACGAAGTCGATCCGATGGCGTCGCCGTATTTCTCGCTGCTCGTCGTGCCGGGGGAAAAATGGCAAGGATGA
- the cobJ gene encoding precorrin-3B C(17)-methyltransferase gives MTTPPAIVMLGAGALDTARRIQARYPGARVHGLASRVDADVPFDELGAHLRELYARGLPIVALCAAGIVIRCLAPALADKGVEPPVLAVAEDGSAVVPLLGGLTGVNVIARELAEWLGVAPAITTSGELRFGACVLNPPEGYALADLAQGKRFVSDLLAGASTRIDGAAPWLDDVALPRDDAAAHAIRVTPEAWRGTQDELVIHPRSVMVGVDAHAVHADEALAARIEAALDAQGLARLALAAIVAPASAIGEAALEEAAQTLDVPLRFVDVDGDAQADAATLLGRALRVAHTLRAASNGLACAVASQPVDPATLGRARGRLTVLGLGPGGAAWLTPAARAALAEATDILGYTTYVNMAGPFRDNQRVHGTDNREEMQRARHAFELAAEGRRVAVVSSGDPGVFAMAAAVLEALDEARDPQWAKVDLRVEPGVSASLATAAQAGAPLGHDFCAISLSDNLKPWDVIETRLRHAAQADLVMAFYNPISRARPWQLDRALDVVRAHRAADTVVVLGRDIGRPGATLATTTLGALRSDQVDMRTMVIVGSSTTRRFAIDGGREWVYTPRWYR, from the coding sequence ATGACGACTCCGCCCGCGATCGTGATGCTCGGCGCGGGCGCGCTCGACACCGCGCGGCGGATCCAGGCGCGCTACCCGGGCGCCCGCGTGCACGGGCTCGCGTCGCGCGTCGACGCCGACGTGCCGTTCGACGAACTCGGCGCGCACCTGCGCGAACTCTATGCGCGAGGCTTGCCGATCGTCGCGCTGTGCGCCGCCGGCATCGTGATTCGTTGCCTCGCGCCCGCATTGGCCGACAAGGGCGTCGAGCCGCCCGTGCTCGCGGTCGCGGAGGACGGCTCGGCCGTCGTGCCGCTGCTCGGCGGGCTGACGGGCGTCAACGTGATCGCGCGCGAACTGGCCGAATGGCTCGGCGTCGCGCCGGCGATCACGACGAGCGGAGAACTGCGCTTCGGCGCATGCGTGCTCAATCCGCCCGAAGGCTATGCACTCGCCGATCTCGCACAGGGCAAGCGGTTCGTGTCCGACCTGCTCGCGGGCGCGTCGACACGCATCGACGGCGCGGCGCCGTGGCTCGACGATGTCGCGCTGCCGCGCGACGACGCGGCTGCGCATGCGATCCGCGTGACGCCCGAAGCATGGCGCGGCACGCAAGACGAACTCGTGATCCATCCGCGCAGCGTGATGGTCGGCGTCGATGCGCATGCCGTGCACGCGGACGAAGCGCTCGCCGCGCGCATCGAAGCCGCGCTCGACGCACAAGGCCTCGCGCGGCTGGCGCTCGCGGCCATCGTCGCGCCGGCATCGGCGATCGGCGAAGCCGCGCTGGAAGAAGCGGCGCAAACGCTCGACGTGCCGCTGCGCTTCGTCGATGTCGACGGTGACGCGCAAGCCGATGCGGCCACGCTGCTCGGCCGTGCATTGCGCGTCGCACACACGCTGCGCGCAGCGTCGAACGGGCTCGCGTGCGCGGTCGCGTCGCAGCCGGTCGATCCCGCCACGCTCGGCCGTGCGCGCGGCCGCCTGACCGTGCTCGGCCTCGGCCCGGGCGGCGCCGCGTGGCTCACGCCGGCCGCGCGCGCTGCGCTCGCGGAGGCGACCGACATCCTCGGCTACACGACCTACGTGAACATGGCCGGCCCTTTTCGCGACAACCAGCGCGTGCACGGCACCGACAATCGCGAGGAGATGCAGCGCGCGCGCCATGCGTTCGAGCTCGCGGCCGAAGGCCGGCGCGTCGCGGTCGTGTCGTCGGGCGACCCCGGCGTGTTCGCGATGGCCGCGGCCGTGCTCGAAGCGCTCGACGAAGCGCGCGACCCGCAATGGGCGAAAGTCGACCTGCGCGTGGAACCCGGCGTATCGGCGTCGCTCGCGACGGCCGCGCAAGCTGGCGCACCGCTTGGCCACGACTTCTGCGCGATCTCGCTGTCCGACAACCTGAAGCCGTGGGACGTGATCGAGACGCGCCTGCGGCATGCGGCGCAAGCTGATCTCGTGATGGCGTTCTACAACCCGATCTCGCGTGCGCGGCCGTGGCAGCTCGACCGCGCGCTCGATGTCGTGCGCGCGCACCGTGCCGCCGATACGGTGGTCGTGCTCGGCCGCGACATCGGCCGGCCGGGCGCGACGCTCGCGACGACGACGCTCGGCGCGCTGCGCAGCGATCAGGTCGACATGCGCACGATGGTGATCGTCGGCTCGTCGACCACACGGCGTTTCGCGATCGACGGCGGACGCGAGTGGGTCTATACGCCGCGCTGGTATCGCTGA
- a CDS encoding chitinase: MNNNVLPRFIPRALAAGCLLAAASVSQGAGVYAPFVDVTLYPTPLVDQIGVRQGIQQFTLAFVVAGNGCAPSWGGVQPIGNGASGGLLTALSTSIASYRAKGGEVAVSFGGANGTPLMQACSTVPALKSAYQTVIDTYGLTHVDFDIEGASQQDTAAVARNFQAVAQLQADYAAKGKPLHVTLTLPTMPTGLTQDGLNVVNAAIANNAAFDAVNLMTMDYGPANIDMGAAAISAAQALYAQLDTAFKSAGQPKTGAQLWQMVGVTPMIGVNDVQGETFTLANAQSVLNAAVNNGYGFFGNWSVGRDQPCPNNGAYASPTCSGVAQQPYAFAAIFKALDGKWGTGVTQDPNYGGGSDGGTPQPGAPWAAGQVYTAGATVTYQGTTYQAQWWTQGDVPGQAAVWKPVGGGSPVWSATTAYQGGTCVMYQGAKYCAKWWTQGDNPSAGGVWVKS; this comes from the coding sequence ATGAACAACAATGTGTTGCCGCGTTTCATCCCGCGCGCGCTTGCCGCGGGCTGTCTGCTCGCCGCCGCGAGCGTGTCCCAGGGCGCCGGCGTCTATGCGCCGTTTGTCGACGTGACGCTCTATCCGACGCCGCTCGTCGACCAGATCGGCGTCCGGCAAGGCATCCAGCAGTTCACGCTCGCGTTCGTGGTGGCGGGCAACGGCTGCGCGCCGTCGTGGGGCGGCGTGCAGCCGATCGGCAACGGCGCGAGCGGCGGCCTGCTCACCGCGCTGTCGACGTCGATCGCGAGCTATCGCGCGAAAGGCGGCGAAGTCGCCGTGTCGTTCGGCGGCGCGAACGGCACGCCGCTGATGCAGGCCTGCTCGACGGTTCCCGCGTTGAAGAGCGCCTACCAGACGGTGATCGACACGTACGGCCTCACGCATGTCGATTTCGACATCGAAGGCGCGTCGCAGCAGGACACCGCCGCGGTCGCGCGCAACTTCCAGGCCGTCGCGCAACTGCAGGCCGACTATGCGGCGAAGGGCAAGCCGCTGCACGTCACGCTGACGCTGCCGACGATGCCGACCGGGCTCACGCAGGACGGCTTGAACGTCGTCAACGCGGCGATCGCGAACAACGCGGCATTCGACGCGGTGAACCTGATGACGATGGACTACGGCCCCGCGAACATCGACATGGGCGCGGCCGCGATCAGCGCCGCGCAGGCGCTGTACGCGCAGCTCGACACGGCGTTCAAGTCGGCCGGCCAGCCGAAGACCGGCGCGCAGCTGTGGCAGATGGTCGGCGTCACGCCGATGATCGGCGTGAACGACGTGCAGGGCGAGACCTTCACGCTCGCGAACGCGCAAAGCGTGCTGAACGCGGCGGTCAACAACGGCTACGGGTTCTTCGGCAACTGGTCGGTCGGCCGCGACCAGCCGTGCCCGAACAACGGCGCGTATGCATCGCCGACCTGCTCGGGCGTCGCACAGCAGCCGTACGCATTCGCGGCGATCTTCAAGGCACTCGACGGCAAGTGGGGCACGGGCGTCACGCAGGATCCGAACTACGGCGGCGGCTCGGACGGCGGTACGCCGCAGCCGGGCGCGCCCTGGGCGGCCGGCCAGGTCTATACGGCCGGTGCGACGGTTACCTACCAGGGCACCACGTATCAGGCGCAATGGTGGACGCAGGGCGACGTGCCCGGCCAGGCGGCCGTATGGAAGCCGGTCGGCGGCGGCTCGCCCGTGTGGTCGGCCACGACCGCCTACCAGGGCGGCACGTGCGTGATGTACCAGGGCGCGAAGTACTGCGCGAAATGGTGGACGCAGGGCGACAACCCGAGTGCCGGCGGCGTGTGGGTGAAGTCGTGA